A region of the Candidatus Palauibacter soopunensis genome:
CGGGTCTGGCGAGCGATTCAGGCGGCCCAGGGAGGTGAGGCATGATTCCCGCGTCTTTCGACTACGAGCGCGCTTCGTCCCTCGATGAGGCGCTGAGCCTGCTCGCCGAGGGCGGCGAGGACGCGCGGCCGCTGGCCGGCGGACACTCGCTGCTCCCGCTCATGCGGCTGCGCCTCGCGCGGCCCTCGCTGCTGGTGGATATCGGCGGCCTGGACGAACTGCGCGGCGTGCACGCGGATGGGGACTCGGTCGTCATCGGCGCCCTGACGACGCATCACGAAGTGGCCGGGGCGTCCGAACTCACGGGGGGCAGCGGCCTCCTCGCGAAGGTGGCGGAGGGGATCGGCGATCCCCAGGTGCGGCACCGCGGCACGCTCGGCGGCTCCGTCGCGCACGCGGATCCGGCCTCCGACCTGCCGGCGGCGCTGCTCGCGCTCGATGCCGAGGTCACCCTCGCGGGGCGCGGCGGCACGCGCTCGGTGGCGGCGGCGGACTTCTTCGTCGGCCCCTTCATGTCGGCCGCCGCGGATGGGGAGATCGTGACCGGCGTCCGGGTGCCGACGCGCGAGGGCTGGGGCAGCGCCTACCGGAAATTCCAGCGCCGCGCGCAGGATTGGGCGATCGTCGGCGTGGCCGCGGTCGTGAACTGGACCGAGTCCGGCATCGCGGGCGCCGCGATCGGGCTCACGAACATGGGCGGCACGCCGCTCCGGGCGCCCGGGGTCGAGGCGGCCCTGGCCGGCACGTCCGAGAAGGCGCAGATCCTCGCGGCGGCGTCGAAGGTATCGGAACTCGAGACGCCCCCGGCGGATGAGAACGCGAGTTCGGAATACCGCGTCCACCTCGCGCAGGTGTTGATCGCGCGCGCGGTGGCCGAGGCCGCCGGCTGCCCGGGGATGCAGCCCGGCTAGCCGCCGACGGCCAGCCAGACGCCGGCTTCCGGCTAGTCTCGGCCTCCGGTCGGCCCGGCGGGGCGGGGCGCCACTGCGGCGCCCTCCCAGTCGGGGTCGGCGGCCCCGATCCAGGTGCGGGTGGCGGCGTCGTACTGCAGGCCGTGGATGCGCCCGAACGCGCCCTGCCGCGGCGTGGGCGTGATCTCGAATCCCATCTCCCGGAATTCCTCCACCGAAGTCCCGGACCAGCCGTCCTCGGGGCCCGCTTCCACGGAGAAGCCCGCGAGGCCGTCCGGGCCCATGTCGGGATGCACGCGCGGCGCCGCGAGCGCGGCGGGCAGCGCCAGGCCGTCATCGATGACCCGGGTCACCGCCTGGACGACCGCCGAGATGATCCGGATGCCGCCGGCCGCGCCGAGAACGAGGAACGGCTCGCCGTCGTCGAGGACCATGAACGGCGTGATGCCGGACCGCGCGCGCTCGCCCGGCTCGCTGATCCCGAGATAGCCGCCCAGCGTCACGGCGTAGAGGAACCCGAGTCCGGGGGTGGCGACCTTCGCGCCCATGC
Encoded here:
- a CDS encoding xanthine dehydrogenase family protein subunit M, whose protein sequence is MIPASFDYERASSLDEALSLLAEGGEDARPLAGGHSLLPLMRLRLARPSLLVDIGGLDELRGVHADGDSVVIGALTTHHEVAGASELTGGSGLLAKVAEGIGDPQVRHRGTLGGSVAHADPASDLPAALLALDAEVTLAGRGGTRSVAAADFFVGPFMSAAADGEIVTGVRVPTREGWGSAYRKFQRRAQDWAIVGVAAVVNWTESGIAGAAIGLTNMGGTPLRAPGVEAALAGTSEKAQILAAASKVSELETPPADENASSEYRVHLAQVLIARAVAEAAGCPGMQPG